The Rhizobium sp. WSM4643 genome contains the following window.
ATCCTGTTGCTCGACCTCGTCTTCTCCGTCGACAGCATCATCACCGCCGTCGGCATGACGCCGCATCTGCCGATCATGGTGGTCGCCGTCGTCGCCGCCGTCACCGTCATGCTTGTTGCCGCGACCCCGCTTGCCAACTTCATCGAGAGGAACCCGACGATTGTCATGCTGGCGCTCGCCTTCCTGCTGATGATCGGCACGACGCTGATCGCCGAAGGCATGGGCTTCCATGTGCCGAAGGGCTACGTTTACGCCGCCATGGCCTTCTCGGCGCTGGTCGAGGTGCTGAACATGTTCGCGCGCAACGCCCGCAAACGCAAACGCGACGCTGCGCATTGAGGCTGGGCAGGAGGGCGCGGCGGAACCGGCGCGCCCTCACACACCGCCATCAAGGCCTTTGCAGGCGTGGTTTTTCTTGACGCGACCGGTTGAATATGGCCTAAGGCCAGCCGAACGGACGATCGGCGGATGGTGCGGGCGCATGCCCTTTTCCGGCCGGTTTGCCGATGAAGATATCTGCATCCTTCCGGCCGCACGTCGCTTTCCCCATGAAAGCCGTCCGGTACTTATTGACGGGCACACACAATGACAGTTTCCGGGACAGCTACCGGCGTCCGCGTCCGCATCGCTCCCTCGCCGACAGGCGAGCCGCATGTCGGCACCGCTTACATCGCTCTTTTCAACTACCTTTTCGCCAAGAAGCACGGTGGCGAGTTCATCCTGCGCATCGAGGATACCGATGCGACGCGCTCGACCCCGGAATTCGAAACGAAGGTGTTGGACGCACTGAAATGGTGCGGGCTAGAATGGAAGGAAGGCCCTGATATCGGCGGCCCCTACGGCCCATATCGCCAATCCGACCGCAAGGAAATGTACCAGCCTTACGGGCAAGAATTGCTGGACAAGGGCCATGCCTTCCGCTGTTTCTGCACGCCCGCGCGGCTGGAGCAGATGCGCGAAACTCAGCGCGCCGCCGGCAAGCCGCCGAAGTATGATGGTCTCTGCCTCAACCTCACGGCCGAGGAAGTCACCTCGCGCATGGCCGCCGGCGAGACGACCGTCATCCGCATGAAGATCCCGGCCGAAGGCTCCTGCGACTTCACGGACGGCGTCTACGGCGACGTCAGCATCCCCTGGGATTCCGTCGACATGCAAGTGCTCGTCAAGGCTGATGGCATGCCGACTTATCACATGGCCAACGTCATCGACGACCATCTGATGAAGATCACCCATGTGGCGCGCGGCGAGGAATGGCTGGCTTCGGTGCCGAAGCACATCCTGCTCTATCGCTATTTCGGCTGGGACGAGCCGGTCTTCATGCATCTGTCGCTGATGCGCAATGCCGACAAGTCGAAGCTGTCGAAGCGCAAGAACCCGACCTCAATCTCCTATTACTCCGCGCTCGGCTATATCCCGGAAGCGCTGATGAACTTCCTCGGCCTGTTCTTCATCCAGATCGCCGAAGGCGAAGAGCTGCTTGACATCAACGAACTGTCCGAGAAGTTCGATCCGGAAAACCTCTCCAAGGCCGGTGCGATCTTCGACATTCAGAAGCTCGATTGGCTGAATGGCCGCTGGATCCGCGAGAAGCTCTCAGAAGAGGAATTCCAAGCCCGTGTACTGACCTGGGCGATGGAAAACGACCGCCTGAAGGAAGGTCTGCGCCTGTCGCAGACGCGCATTTCCAAGCTCGGCGAGTTGCCCGATCTTGCCGGGTTCCTGCTGAAGTCCGATCTTGGCCTGCAGCCTTCCGACTTCGCCAAGATCAAGTCACCGCCGGAAGAGATCCTGGAGATCCTCAACACCGTTCAGCCAGATCTCGAAAAAATCCTGGAATGGAACGTCGAGACGATCGAGGCGGAGCTGCGCGCAATCGCCGACCGCATGGGCAAGAAGCTGAAGGTCGTGGTCTCGCCGCTCTTCGTCGCCGTATCCGGCTCGTCGCGTTCCTTGCCGCTCTTCGATTCCATGGCGATGCTTGGCCGGTCCGTCGTGCGTCAGCGCCTGAAGCTCGCCTCGCAGGCGGTCGCCGCCCTCGTCGGCTCGAAGTAAGAACAGTCAGAGGATTTCGACAGTGGCTGACAACAAGACCGAAAACACCCTTTCCTCCGACGCCACGGAAGTGCGCGCCCAGAAGCTGAAGCTGCTGCGCGAGCAGATCGGCGAGGTCTATCCGGCGCATTTCCACCGCACGATGACCAATGCCGAGCTCATCGCGAAATACGAGAATCTGGAACCTGACGTCGAGACGCAGGATGTCGTCACCGTCGCCGGCCGCGTATACTCGTCGCGCAACTCCGGCATGTTCATGGACATCCACGATGCCGGCGGCAAGATCCAGATTTTCAGTCACAAGGACACGACCCCGGAAGAAGCCCGCGCCCTGCTGCCGATGATCGACATCGGCGACATCATCGGCGTCACCGGTATCGTGCGCCGCACCAAGCGGGGCGAGCTGACGATCAACGCGCAGACGATCACCATGCTAACGAAGTCGCTCTTACCGATGCCCGAGAAGTGGCACGGTCTCTCCGACATCGAACTGCGTTATCGCAAGCGCCATCTCGACATCATGACCAACGAGGATTCGAAACTCCGCTTCCAGCAGCGCTCGAAGATCCTGTCCGGCATCCGCCGCTTCATGGAAAATGACGGCTTCATGGAAGTCGAGACGCCGATGCTGCATTCGGTCTATGGCGGCGCCACCGCCGAGCCGTTCAAGACCCATCACAACACGCTGAAACTCGACATGTACCTGCGCATCGCGCCGGAACTGTTCCTCAAGCGCACGCTGGTCTCGGGGCTGACCGACAAGGTCTTCGAGATCAACCGGAACTTCCGCAACGAAGGCGTCTCCACCCGGCACAATCCCGAATTCACCATGATGGAGTGTTACTGGGCCTATGCCGATTATGAGGACATCATGGACCTCGTCGAGCGGCTGTTCGAGAATTTAGCGCTCTCCATTCACGGTGCGACGGAATTCCCCTTCGGCGACAAGACCATGTCCTTCAAGGGTCCGTTCAAGCGCGTTCCGATGCCGGATGCCGTCAAGGAAGCGACCGGCATCGACTTCCTCGCCATCAAGACCGATGAACAGGCGCGCGCCGCCGCCAAGGCTGCCGGCTTTGCGGTCGAGAAGGATTGGACCTGGGGCGAATGCCTCGCCTTCATCTTCGAGGAAAAGGTCGAATCCACGCTGATCCAGCCGTCGCATGTCACGCATTTCCCGAAGGACATTTCGCCCTTCGCCAAGGAAGTGCCGGGCGAGCCGCGCCTGGTCGAGCGCT
Protein-coding sequences here:
- the gltX gene encoding glutamate--tRNA ligase, producing MTVSGTATGVRVRIAPSPTGEPHVGTAYIALFNYLFAKKHGGEFILRIEDTDATRSTPEFETKVLDALKWCGLEWKEGPDIGGPYGPYRQSDRKEMYQPYGQELLDKGHAFRCFCTPARLEQMRETQRAAGKPPKYDGLCLNLTAEEVTSRMAAGETTVIRMKIPAEGSCDFTDGVYGDVSIPWDSVDMQVLVKADGMPTYHMANVIDDHLMKITHVARGEEWLASVPKHILLYRYFGWDEPVFMHLSLMRNADKSKLSKRKNPTSISYYSALGYIPEALMNFLGLFFIQIAEGEELLDINELSEKFDPENLSKAGAIFDIQKLDWLNGRWIREKLSEEEFQARVLTWAMENDRLKEGLRLSQTRISKLGELPDLAGFLLKSDLGLQPSDFAKIKSPPEEILEILNTVQPDLEKILEWNVETIEAELRAIADRMGKKLKVVVSPLFVAVSGSSRSLPLFDSMAMLGRSVVRQRLKLASQAVAALVGSK
- the lysS gene encoding lysine--tRNA ligase — translated: MADNKTENTLSSDATEVRAQKLKLLREQIGEVYPAHFHRTMTNAELIAKYENLEPDVETQDVVTVAGRVYSSRNSGMFMDIHDAGGKIQIFSHKDTTPEEARALLPMIDIGDIIGVTGIVRRTKRGELTINAQTITMLTKSLLPMPEKWHGLSDIELRYRKRHLDIMTNEDSKLRFQQRSKILSGIRRFMENDGFMEVETPMLHSVYGGATAEPFKTHHNTLKLDMYLRIAPELFLKRTLVSGLTDKVFEINRNFRNEGVSTRHNPEFTMMECYWAYADYEDIMDLVERLFENLALSIHGATEFPFGDKTMSFKGPFKRVPMPDAVKEATGIDFLAIKTDEQARAAAKAAGFAVEKDWTWGECLAFIFEEKVESTLIQPSHVTHFPKDISPFAKEVPGEPRLVERFETYCNAWELGNAFSELNDPEEQRRRMVEQLELAHARGEKEKQLDEEFLDAIDQGMPPAGGLGIGVDRLIMLLTNAPSIRDVILFPARRNKAD